Part of the Pangasianodon hypophthalmus isolate fPanHyp1 chromosome 9, fPanHyp1.pri, whole genome shotgun sequence genome is shown below.
ACAACTGTAGAAAGTCTTATGCtgattcaaaacatttttgctCCACTCTGTGGCAGATTCTCAGAACCTTGCTGTGACACCAGAGCCTCATTATGAAACAATACCAAAGAAGGACCCTATGGAGAGTGTTGTCCCATCCTCGACTGCAAGCTCTGATGCACGTGAGAACAGCCACCTGCCTCCTCCAGGCTCCGTTCCCACGCCTGTCGTCATTGCCAGCAGGATCTCCGAGCACCAGGGCACCGGTGGGATAACTCCGTCGACACTGTTAGGCCGCAGATGTAGCCTAGAATCCAAACATGACCGTCCCACGCCTGCCAGGACCCCCCGTCTCCCCAGCAAAATCAGCATAACACGGGGCACCCGAGATCCCAGCCCCCACTCACTTGCCACAGCAGCCGTCAACATTCAGGAGCGCCGCTCACAGATGTTGGCCAACCTGCCTCCTGGTTCCCATCCGCTAGAGGGGGGAGAACCTGCCTGCGTGCGCAACTTGCCCATGCGCAGTGTATCATTCAAAGATATGACGCCTGAGAAGTCCAGGATGGAGGCGCTGTCCAAGCTGGGGTTAGGAGGGGTCAAAACCCCTAATTCGACCGCCAGCATCGTTACTAAAGGGAGCAGCAGCACTACTTCACCTAACAGTAGTGCTTACAAAGTGAGCAGCAGTGCTAGTTCACCTGTCAGCAGCCCTAACAAGGTGAGCAGCAGTGCTAGTTCACCTGTCAGCAGCCCTAACAAAGTGAGCATCAGCACAAAGGCTCAGATGTCTAACAACATGAATACTTCGAGTAACAttcagaagaagaacaacaacaccTCTGTCACTCAGTCCACCTCCAGCAGCGGCTACGAGCCAAAACCCAAGAGTGAAGTCTCTTCCAACAGCTTTAACTATTATGGTGGAAAAAGCGCTTCAATCACGCCTGTTATTGTTAACCAAGAGAGAAGGTCTAGCATCCCACCAGCGAGTGCTGAAGTGAAACAGACCGACTTTAACACCTATGGTGGTAAGACCATCGTTTTGAATCCCACAACGAGTGTCAAGGTAGAGTCCGTCTCTTCCCCATCTGAAAAAACACTCGAGCCAGCAGAAACCCAGTTCAACAGTTATGGTGGCAGATCAAGAGTTATAAATCCTTTGGTCAACAGAGATACACCAGACGTGGTGAATTGTGCCCATAGCCACTCACCAACTAACACTGTCACACCCACTTCGTATCATGGTGACCCCACCAGATCGAGATACCCATCCGAGCAAAGCAGCTATGATGCTAAACCCAAAGCGCCAACCCCTTTACCACCTGACCCAGTTTACCAGCCTATAGTGAGGACCAGGCCTGCTACGCTGCCTCCTCCAACAACCTCCAGACCTCAGTGTCCCACTGGATCTCTGAGGTCTCGTCCAGATCCAGTTCCTCCAGAGATCCTCAGTAAGCCCGTGCCGTCATTCCGCACTCAAGGCATCACGGTACAGTTTTCCGGCAGAGGAACGACAGGTGAAGCCAGACGAGATGCTTTACGCAGACTGGGACTGCTAAAGAACACATCCTAAACACTCAGTCTCAATGGCTTTGGACATTATTTACTGAAATCCATTTTAACTAAATTCTGATTCTACTTTTTAAGTAAAGGCAAAAAGATTAAAGGTTAAGTAGTTGTCCTTTAGATAATGGAGCTCGTCAACTGCTATagtattattttctattctgaatATGTAATTGGTAATAGTTATTTTAATTGCATCTAATCTAATGGAAAATTATTTAAGAATGTATATTACTTAACAATTATGTTACAGAGCTATTCGACAAACACTATTTGTGTCAGGACCAATGAGACAGGCTACCATGAAGCCagtctgaaaaagaaaatctcaGTAGTTCCCTCTTACAGTAATTTCTAGGGAGACAAGTTGGCCTGATAtacattcatggcatttggcagacttGCATCTTATTTATACAACCAAGCAGTTGAGGATTAAGGGTCTTGTCAAAGGCCCAGTAGTGGttgcttggcagtgctgggatttgaactgatttgaactcacaaccttgcaacctgaaggctagcatcttaaccactgagctaccactgcgcTACCACTGCCACATTGAGAATGCTGAGTACAGAAGCCAGTTTTGGTTGTTCCCTACAATCTTTCAGCACCTGAATGGCCTCGTGGTTGACAGTATATCGATCAGCGCTGAGCAGTGTTTATAGAAATGGACTTGTACACAAATGAACACTGTATGAGTGAATTCAACACTGCTGATTTGGTAGCAGGTGATCCACATCTGGGCTGGGGATCCGGATCGTCACTATACAGGACTATATGACAAATATGTCAGTGGTGATACTAAGGCTTTCCTGAAGATATCCAACATCACACAAGATCTGAACCAGAAACCTCCTCAGCTTGACCAGCACTGAGTTTACTACTGCTATCTAACAAATTAGTCATTTCTCACTCCGCTTTTGGGACTGAGTGCAGACTGGAATGCTTCTCATTATCAAACCCGTGATTAGTCATTTAAAGACAGCATTCTGTCTGTAGTTCTCAGCAATTTGATGCGCGATTGTAAACGATGAATTTTCATCTCATTGCTTAGAACTTGCTTCTTACGCTGTGGTCATGTCTACaggatatttttaaatttgacgGCAGCACCTCCCACACTAAACCACAGCAATCCAAATGTAGCCTCTATAGATGAGGGTGGTGATGGAAAAcgtattttttccccctctttggttctgtttctgtttggaTTGGCACACTTCACTTTTTTCTGGACTTCTTCACTCTGAATTTCTGTCTTCATTCATTACGGCTGCTCTTTATATTCAGTGATTTCAGTATATTCAGTGATTTGTGTTATACAAGGTGTTTGTGTGCCacaatgcatgtgtgtatgtgtgtgtgtgtgtgtgtgtgcgtgtgtgtgtgtttggatgaaaAAAGTGATTGAATGGAAAAGGGTGCCTGGCTCATGTATGATTTATGTGTCTAtctgttttatttgatttatttttcagttttattttatttattttttctataatacTGACTCCGGTTTTTGTAGCAATTCTACAAACATCATTGAAGGATCTGAAACACAAGAATgtgttttttacacacacatacacgcacacacaaaccaatCCTATTACTCATTCTTCAtctttattttcacaaattGTGCCACTGCAGTAAGAAACAGAACCATAAAcattgttttc
Proteins encoded:
- the LOC113530165 gene encoding uncharacterized protein LOC113530165 isoform X1; its protein translation is MDVHVHSNPRLHYRLNGCQQSKDDGLQFLSVEEKECILFFEETIDSLEEGFDDTTGMTSRRTTPAEGLRTSSNSALSPVIAANVSPSLMEHDIIDLVHSPTNFHVPDSQNLAVTPEPHYETIPKKDPMESVVPSSTASSDARENSHLPPPGSVPTPVVIASRISEHQGTGGITPSTLLGRRCSLESKHDRPTPARTPRLPSKISITRGTRDPSPHSLATAAVNIQERRSQMLANLPPGSHPLEGGEPACVRNLPMRSVSFKDMTPEKSRMEALSKLGLGGVKTPNSTASIVTKGSSSTTSPNSSAYKVSSSASSPVSSPNKVSSSASSPVSSPNKVSISTKAQMSNNMNTSSNIQKKNNNTSVTQSTSSSGYEPKPKSEVSSNSFNYYGGKSASITPVIVNQERRSSIPPASAEVKQTDFNTYGGKTIVLNPTTSVKVESVSSPSEKTLEPAETQFNSYGGRSRVINPLVNRDTPDVVNCAHSHSPTNTVTPTSYHGDPTRSRYPSEQSSYDAKPKAPTPLPPDPVYQPIVRTRPATLPPPTTSRPQCPTGSLRSRPDPVPPEILSKPVPSFRTQGITVQFSGRGTTGEARRDALRRLGLLKNTS
- the LOC113530165 gene encoding mucin-5AC isoform X2 — its product is MDVHVHSNPRLHYRLNGCQQSKDDGLQFLSVEEKECILFFEETIDSLEEGFDDTTGMTSRRTTPAEGLRTSSNSALSPVIAANVSPSLMEHDIIDLVHSPTNFHVPDSQNLAVTPEPHYETIPKKDPMESVVPSSTASSDARENSHLPPPGSVPTPVVIASRISEHQGTGGITPSTLLGRRCSLESKHDRPTPARTPRLPSKISITRGTRDPSPHSLATAAVNIQERRSQMLANLPPGSHPLEGGEPACVRNLPMRSVSFKDMTPEKSRMEALSKLGLGGVKTPNSTASIVTKGSSSTTSPNSSAYKVSSSASSPVSSPNKVSISTKAQMSNNMNTSSNIQKKNNNTSVTQSTSSSGYEPKPKSEVSSNSFNYYGGKSASITPVIVNQERRSSIPPASAEVKQTDFNTYGGKTIVLNPTTSVKVESVSSPSEKTLEPAETQFNSYGGRSRVINPLVNRDTPDVVNCAHSHSPTNTVTPTSYHGDPTRSRYPSEQSSYDAKPKAPTPLPPDPVYQPIVRTRPATLPPPTTSRPQCPTGSLRSRPDPVPPEILSKPVPSFRTQGITVQFSGRGTTGEARRDALRRLGLLKNTS